The Streptomyces spororaveus genome includes a region encoding these proteins:
- a CDS encoding DNRLRE domain-containing protein, with product MRRSRGAAAALALSLAGTVAGVGLGLAPQAAAITPPVAFTADPLSTWQPNGVVWALAEAGGQVFAGGTFSTLRPPAGGSGSERSAVNFAALDAATGAPTSCELSFTVASGSATVRALALSPDKATLYVGGYFGAVNGTPVSSLAAVDVASCTVKQGFRPAFAATVRALAVTGDTVYAGGDFLSVAGQPRGRFAAVGAADGALKPFTADADEPGRAVEVTPDGDHVVLGGDFFTVNGTNTHALAVVDATSGALTKSYAGFIETNSVVKDIATDATGFYTANEGTGGGVFDGRIALNLGDYGQRWRDTCLGATQAVLPYQSVLYSASHAHDCSSVGEFPDGQRHHLLAQPTTGTGKLGWAPDTNDGIGEGIGPRVMTVGSKGGVQYLWVGGEFTTVNGAAQQSLTRFASTGDTGAPTVPVASAVSVKPGEVQVRWRTSLDLDDSALTYRIYRNGAATPLATVTADSLFFKRPQASWADTTAVAGQAYTYRVTATDAAGNTSALSATASVTVPTTVEGYPNQVRADGAQQYWRYDESALPFAADTSAGGNQSGTHLGAPALRQTPGAVSGASTAIGFNGTDTQVYGDTRQTVGSTYTIETWFRTDTTRGGKLVGFGNNQARGSNQYDKHIYMTNGGRLVYGVYTGATRTITTPGAYNDNQWHHVVATQGPGGMTLYVDGAQKGTLAVTTHENFSGYWHAGGDSLGGWPDRPTSEYWSGRLDETAVYPTVLSAAQVQNHYTLATAPADSVVQVTAAEDTYANAGAPATTYGTSGSLAVRGTSFYASYLRFDLPAAPAGTVLKSAALSVKTSTQSGAGTTDTVSVVPVTGSWSEGGTTYNNRPALGGPALGTFSGVPDGSAVHTTALTTAHVAAALGTGYGLALTSTGTDALWLWSSEAQANEGTPQLTLTFGAP from the coding sequence ATGCGTAGATCCCGAGGGGCGGCGGCCGCGCTCGCCCTGTCCCTGGCCGGCACCGTCGCGGGGGTGGGCCTCGGCCTCGCCCCGCAGGCGGCGGCGATCACCCCGCCCGTCGCGTTCACCGCCGACCCGCTGTCCACCTGGCAGCCCAACGGCGTCGTCTGGGCCCTCGCCGAGGCGGGCGGCCAGGTCTTCGCCGGCGGCACCTTCTCCACGCTGCGCCCGCCCGCCGGAGGCTCCGGAAGCGAGCGGTCGGCCGTGAACTTCGCGGCCCTCGACGCCGCGACCGGCGCTCCGACCTCCTGTGAACTGTCCTTCACCGTCGCCTCCGGCAGCGCCACGGTCCGCGCGCTCGCCCTCTCGCCGGACAAGGCGACCCTGTACGTCGGCGGCTACTTCGGTGCCGTCAACGGCACCCCCGTCTCCAGCCTCGCCGCCGTCGACGTGGCGAGCTGCACCGTCAAGCAGGGCTTCCGCCCGGCCTTCGCCGCCACCGTCCGCGCCCTCGCCGTCACCGGCGACACCGTGTACGCGGGCGGCGACTTCCTCAGCGTCGCCGGCCAGCCCCGCGGGCGCTTCGCCGCCGTCGGCGCGGCCGACGGGGCGCTGAAGCCCTTCACCGCCGACGCCGACGAGCCCGGGCGCGCCGTCGAGGTCACCCCGGACGGCGATCACGTGGTCCTCGGCGGCGACTTCTTCACCGTCAACGGCACGAACACGCACGCACTGGCCGTCGTCGACGCGACGAGCGGCGCGCTCACCAAGTCGTACGCCGGCTTCATCGAGACCAACTCCGTGGTCAAGGACATCGCGACCGACGCGACCGGCTTCTACACCGCCAACGAGGGCACCGGCGGCGGCGTCTTCGACGGCCGGATCGCGCTCAACCTCGGCGACTACGGCCAGCGCTGGCGCGACACCTGCCTCGGCGCCACCCAGGCCGTGCTGCCGTATCAGAGCGTCCTCTACAGCGCCTCGCACGCGCACGACTGCTCCAGCGTCGGAGAGTTCCCCGACGGCCAGCGCCACCACCTGCTCGCCCAGCCCACCACCGGCACCGGCAAACTCGGCTGGGCCCCCGACACCAACGACGGCATCGGTGAGGGCATCGGGCCGCGCGTGATGACGGTCGGCTCCAAGGGCGGCGTCCAGTACCTCTGGGTCGGCGGGGAGTTCACCACCGTCAACGGCGCGGCCCAGCAGAGCCTGACCCGGTTCGCCTCCACCGGCGACACCGGCGCGCCCACCGTGCCCGTGGCCAGTGCCGTCAGCGTCAAGCCCGGCGAGGTCCAGGTGCGCTGGCGCACCAGCCTCGACCTCGACGACAGCGCGCTGACCTACCGGATCTACCGCAATGGCGCGGCCACCCCCCTCGCCACGGTCACCGCCGACTCGCTGTTCTTCAAGCGGCCGCAGGCCTCCTGGGCCGACACCACCGCCGTGGCCGGCCAGGCGTACACCTACCGGGTGACGGCCACCGACGCGGCGGGCAACACCAGCGCCCTGTCCGCGACGGCGAGCGTGACCGTCCCGACCACGGTGGAGGGCTACCCGAACCAGGTCCGCGCCGATGGGGCCCAGCAGTACTGGCGCTACGACGAATCGGCCCTGCCGTTCGCCGCCGACACCTCGGCCGGCGGCAACCAGAGCGGCACCCACCTGGGCGCCCCCGCCCTGCGGCAGACCCCCGGCGCCGTCTCGGGCGCCAGTACGGCGATCGGCTTCAACGGCACGGACACCCAGGTGTACGGGGACACGCGGCAGACCGTGGGCAGCACCTACACCATCGAGACCTGGTTCCGGACGGACACCACCCGAGGCGGCAAACTCGTCGGCTTCGGGAACAACCAGGCCCGCGGCAGCAATCAGTACGACAAGCACATCTACATGACCAACGGCGGCCGGCTCGTCTACGGCGTCTACACCGGAGCCACCCGCACCATCACCACCCCGGGCGCCTACAACGACAACCAGTGGCACCATGTCGTCGCCACCCAGGGCCCCGGCGGCATGACCCTCTACGTGGACGGCGCCCAGAAGGGCACGCTCGCCGTCACCACCCACGAGAACTTCTCCGGCTACTGGCACGCCGGCGGCGACAGCCTCGGCGGCTGGCCCGACCGCCCGACGAGCGAGTACTGGTCCGGCCGGCTCGACGAGACCGCCGTGTACCCGACGGTGCTCAGCGCGGCACAGGTGCAGAACCACTACACCCTCGCCACCGCCCCGGCCGACTCGGTGGTCCAGGTCACCGCCGCGGAGGACACCTACGCCAACGCGGGCGCGCCCGCCACCACCTACGGCACCTCGGGATCCCTCGCCGTGCGCGGCACCTCGTTCTACGCGAGCTACCTGCGCTTCGACCTGCCCGCCGCACCCGCGGGCACCGTACTGAAGTCGGCCGCGCTCAGCGTGAAGACGAGCACGCAGAGCGGCGCCGGTACCACGGACACCGTCTCGGTCGTCCCGGTCACCGGCTCGTGGAGCGAGGGCGGGACCACGTACAACAACCGCCCCGCGCTGGGTGGTCCCGCGCTCGGCACCTTCTCCGGGGTCCCGGACGGTTCGGCGGTGCACACCACCGCCCTGACCACCGCGCACGTCGCGGCGGCGCTCGGCACCGGCTACGGCCTGGCGCTCACCAGCACCGGTACGGACGCCCTCTGGCTGTGGTCCTCCGAGGCACAGGCGAACGAAGGGACGCCCCAGCTGACGCTCACCTTCGGCGCGCCGTGA
- a CDS encoding GNAT family N-acetyltransferase — translation MSPVIAPAVRADIAELRQLYYAVYGPHYPVALGTDPAEMARLIADPHSLWLVTRCADTGALTASAAIHGEAGSRTGRLEGIAVHPEHRSAGLAAALTGALCAGMLDTGRLDSVYATVRTVSAGPQRVVARNGFRPLGILPNAVDLSSRESLALYARHAAGVLDRRIPVTEVPAPLLPLLRTAESALGIGYPGVRAAAGPLPAPAPHAAVERLEVIEAPAFVRRRFRERFPGAGGWFYPLHTPNVLLTPEDGRFEVYAYLNRAGGYGCLLTAHPDPAAAAAHLEPVTRALARAGAGYVEALVPLAHHEALSAFLAQGFVAGALFPAMRADGDGFHDYAVLSRSSERIDFRGVAVEPPLQPYLDCYVSAWASAHLPTSSEVAP, via the coding sequence ATGAGCCCTGTGATCGCCCCGGCCGTACGCGCGGACATCGCCGAACTGCGCCAGCTCTACTACGCCGTCTACGGTCCGCACTACCCCGTGGCCCTCGGCACCGACCCGGCCGAGATGGCCCGGCTCATCGCGGACCCGCACTCCCTGTGGCTCGTCACCCGCTGCGCCGACACCGGGGCCCTGACCGCCTCCGCCGCCATCCACGGCGAGGCGGGCAGCCGCACCGGCCGGCTGGAGGGCATCGCCGTGCACCCCGAGCACCGCTCGGCGGGCCTGGCCGCCGCCCTGACCGGGGCCCTGTGCGCCGGGATGCTGGACACGGGCCGGCTGGACTCGGTGTACGCGACCGTGCGCACCGTCAGCGCCGGTCCGCAGCGCGTCGTCGCCCGCAACGGCTTCCGCCCGCTGGGCATCCTGCCCAACGCGGTGGATCTCAGCAGCCGCGAAAGCCTCGCACTCTACGCGCGTCACGCCGCCGGAGTGCTCGACCGCCGGATCCCGGTCACCGAAGTACCGGCCCCACTGCTGCCGTTGCTGCGCACGGCCGAGTCCGCACTCGGCATCGGCTACCCCGGGGTCCGGGCCGCCGCGGGCCCGCTCCCGGCGCCCGCGCCGCACGCGGCGGTCGAACGGCTGGAGGTGATCGAGGCACCGGCCTTCGTCCGCCGCCGCTTCCGCGAACGGTTCCCGGGCGCCGGGGGCTGGTTCTACCCGCTGCACACCCCGAACGTGCTGCTGACCCCCGAGGACGGCCGGTTCGAGGTCTACGCCTACCTCAACCGCGCCGGCGGCTACGGCTGCCTGCTGACGGCCCACCCCGACCCGGCCGCCGCGGCCGCCCACCTCGAACCGGTCACCCGGGCCCTGGCCCGCGCGGGCGCCGGCTACGTCGAAGCCCTGGTGCCGCTCGCGCACCACGAGGCCCTCTCGGCGTTCCTCGCCCAGGGCTTCGTCGCCGGGGCCCTCTTCCCGGCCATGCGCGCGGACGGCGACGGCTTCCACGACTACGCCGTCCTGTCGCGTTCCAGCGAGCGGATCGACTTCCGCGGCGTCGCCGTCGAACCGCCCCTCCAGCCGTACCTGGACTGCTACGTGTCGGCCTGGGCGTCGGCACACCTGCCCACATCATCCGAGGTTGCCCCATGA
- a CDS encoding LuxE/PaaK family acyltransferase: MSPTQPTSPTNPTNPHLAPVAVPDPALLPHVQELCDLTDPYAFGPAEDELFAAAMAETNAWHTERSAFFRSLYEATPPAEPYRTPLVHANFFKRHEVLSIPREDVELHLTSSGTTGQKSQMFFDHWTIRSAQRMVARIFERNGWITPDQEVNYLLYSYEPAPSLNLGTAFTDNYLCDFAPARSVAYALRNTGGEHEFDPFGCISALRRFEREDAPVRILGFPAFLFFTLERMRAMGLPPLRLPEGSLVVLGGGWKGHADRRIEKEELYSLVTEQLGIPGERIRDTFGSVEHCIPYIECDHHRLHAPVWSRVTIRSTRTLEPLPYGERGYLHLVSPYITSVPAQSVVMGDLASLQPGSACGCELETPWFTVHGRAGVSRNRSCAVAAAELMKGMA, from the coding sequence ATGAGCCCCACTCAGCCCACTAGCCCTACGAACCCCACCAACCCCCATCTCGCGCCGGTCGCCGTACCCGACCCGGCCCTGCTGCCGCACGTACAGGAGCTGTGCGACCTGACCGACCCGTACGCCTTCGGACCCGCGGAGGACGAGCTGTTCGCCGCGGCCATGGCGGAGACCAACGCCTGGCACACCGAGCGCTCCGCGTTCTTCCGGTCCCTGTACGAGGCCACTCCCCCGGCCGAGCCGTACCGCACACCGCTCGTCCACGCGAACTTCTTCAAGCGGCACGAGGTGCTCTCCATCCCCCGCGAGGACGTCGAGCTGCACCTGACCTCCTCCGGCACCACCGGCCAGAAGTCGCAGATGTTCTTCGACCACTGGACCATCCGCTCCGCCCAGCGCATGGTCGCCCGGATCTTCGAACGCAACGGCTGGATCACCCCCGACCAGGAGGTCAACTACCTCCTCTACAGCTACGAGCCGGCCCCGTCGCTGAATCTCGGGACCGCCTTCACCGACAACTACCTGTGCGACTTCGCCCCCGCGCGCAGCGTCGCCTACGCACTGCGCAACACCGGCGGCGAGCACGAGTTCGACCCCTTCGGCTGCATCTCCGCGCTGCGCCGCTTCGAGCGGGAGGACGCCCCGGTCCGCATCCTCGGCTTCCCCGCCTTCCTGTTCTTCACCCTGGAGCGGATGCGGGCCATGGGGCTGCCTCCGCTGCGCCTGCCCGAGGGTTCCCTCGTCGTCCTGGGCGGCGGCTGGAAGGGCCATGCCGACCGGCGCATCGAGAAGGAGGAGCTGTACTCCCTGGTCACCGAGCAGCTCGGCATCCCGGGTGAGCGGATCCGGGACACCTTCGGGTCGGTGGAGCACTGCATCCCGTACATCGAGTGCGACCACCACCGGCTGCACGCCCCCGTCTGGTCGCGGGTGACGATCCGCTCCACCCGCACGCTCGAACCCCTGCCCTATGGGGAGCGGGGCTATCTGCACCTCGTGTCGCCGTACATCACCTCGGTGCCGGCGCAGAGCGTGGTCATGGGCGACCTCGCCTCCCTCCAGCCCGGCAGCGCGTGCGGATGCGAGCTGGAGACCCCCTGGTTCACCGTGCACGGCCGTGCCGGGGTGAGCCGCAACCGCAGCTGCGCGGTGGCCGCGGCGGAACTGATGAAGGGAATGGCGTGA
- a CDS encoding acyl-CoA reductase, translating into MTVNVHHHYWQGSFIDDEEAGRRLAGLPAAVEAALAEVLETETVLAACDALAVALCDPGHPVHARLAAHLPEGADPAVLAELGGLLGRRELTRKLRRELGGAAPGRLNRADPRETVYEAWAPVGLVAHIAPGNAATVAPLSIVEGLLAGNVNVLKTSSDDTLLTQHLMAELAALDPSGALAARIVVLRFPSSRQEWLRLMCAPADAVAVWGGEAAVAGVAAHVPAGCRLVEWGHRISFAYLTADAWSDARTLDALADDVCLHEQEACSSPQVVYLDTEDEDEVFGFAGRFAAVLAARPPAAAGAPVGEPDPAEAAELTTTELVARLEEHLGLTRVFAARDGSWRVMADTRSPLTASPLHRSVWVKPLPRKRLIATLRPMRRYLQTAGLAGSRADIAELSRTALAAGVTRVTPVGAMLESYAGEPHDGVYALQRYSRRVAVQADPAAFATTACLDDLVRPVVLPRPAGPLLGKEDVQEPARRLTRADAELYFRSGGSTGAPALSVFSYDDYDTQMHAAARGLLAAGYDPASDRTANLFYCGSMYGSFISFFSVLERLGGVQLPLSAGPDHRATARALIDHGADTLFGMPSYLWQLLHAEADALRAYGGLRKVFYGGEHFTEEQQRTLKDAFGIEVVRSITYGSTDLGPLGYQCTESSGGVHHLHADLHTMEILDLAEDRPVAEGETGRLVFTTHARRGQHLGRYVIGDLGREVPGRCPCGRHAPRFELRGRTGDVMRVATYFLNHRRLLDLAGEHGGHRGELQVRLDSAGARERLTVRVERAAATDPERLREVFLAGYPELRSAVVERLLELVVEVVDGASLDRSPTSGKLLAVVDARR; encoded by the coding sequence GTGACCGTGAACGTGCACCACCACTACTGGCAGGGCTCCTTCATCGACGACGAGGAGGCCGGGCGGCGCCTCGCCGGTCTGCCGGCCGCCGTCGAGGCCGCGCTGGCCGAGGTGCTGGAGACCGAGACCGTGCTGGCCGCGTGCGACGCCCTCGCCGTGGCCCTGTGCGACCCCGGCCACCCCGTACACGCCCGGCTCGCCGCGCACCTGCCCGAGGGCGCGGACCCGGCCGTTCTGGCCGAGCTGGGCGGCCTCCTCGGCCGGCGGGAGCTGACCCGCAAGCTGCGCCGGGAACTCGGCGGCGCGGCTCCCGGCCGGCTGAACCGGGCGGATCCGCGCGAGACGGTCTACGAGGCGTGGGCGCCCGTCGGTCTGGTCGCCCACATCGCGCCGGGCAATGCCGCGACCGTCGCGCCGCTGAGCATCGTCGAGGGCCTCCTCGCGGGGAACGTCAATGTGCTCAAGACCAGCAGCGACGACACCCTGCTGACCCAGCACCTGATGGCCGAGCTCGCGGCGCTGGACCCCAGCGGCGCCCTGGCCGCGCGGATCGTGGTCCTGCGCTTCCCCTCCTCCCGGCAGGAGTGGCTGCGCCTGATGTGCGCGCCCGCGGACGCCGTCGCCGTCTGGGGCGGGGAGGCGGCCGTGGCAGGGGTGGCGGCCCACGTGCCGGCCGGGTGCCGGCTGGTGGAGTGGGGGCACCGGATCTCCTTCGCGTACCTGACGGCCGACGCGTGGTCGGACGCCCGCACGCTCGACGCCCTCGCGGACGACGTCTGCCTGCACGAGCAGGAGGCGTGTTCCAGCCCCCAGGTGGTCTACCTCGACACCGAGGACGAGGACGAGGTCTTCGGTTTCGCCGGGCGTTTCGCCGCGGTCCTCGCCGCCCGGCCCCCGGCCGCGGCCGGGGCTCCGGTGGGCGAGCCGGACCCGGCGGAGGCGGCCGAGCTGACCACCACGGAGCTGGTGGCCCGGCTGGAGGAACACCTGGGCCTGACGCGGGTGTTCGCCGCTAGGGACGGCTCGTGGCGGGTCATGGCCGACACCCGGTCCCCGCTGACCGCCTCGCCGCTGCACCGCAGCGTGTGGGTCAAGCCGCTGCCGCGCAAGCGGCTGATCGCCACCCTGCGCCCGATGCGCCGCTACCTGCAGACGGCGGGCCTCGCGGGCAGCCGGGCGGACATCGCCGAGCTGTCCCGCACCGCCCTGGCGGCGGGCGTCACCCGGGTCACGCCGGTCGGCGCCATGCTGGAGAGCTACGCGGGTGAACCGCACGACGGTGTCTACGCCCTGCAGCGCTACAGCCGCCGCGTCGCGGTCCAGGCCGATCCGGCCGCCTTCGCCACCACCGCCTGCCTGGACGACCTGGTCCGGCCGGTGGTGCTGCCGCGTCCCGCGGGCCCGCTGCTGGGGAAGGAGGACGTGCAGGAGCCGGCCCGCCGGCTGACGCGGGCCGACGCCGAGCTGTACTTCCGCAGCGGCGGCAGTACCGGCGCGCCGGCGCTGTCGGTCTTCAGCTACGACGACTACGACACGCAGATGCACGCCGCCGCCCGCGGCCTGCTGGCCGCCGGCTACGACCCGGCCTCGGACCGCACCGCCAACCTGTTCTACTGCGGCTCGATGTACGGCAGCTTCATCAGCTTCTTCTCCGTGCTGGAACGGCTCGGCGGGGTGCAACTGCCGCTGTCGGCGGGCCCGGACCACCGGGCGACGGCGCGCGCGCTGATCGACCACGGGGCCGACACCCTCTTCGGCATGCCCTCCTACCTGTGGCAGCTGCTGCACGCGGAGGCGGACGCGCTGCGCGCGTACGGCGGCCTGCGCAAGGTGTTCTACGGCGGCGAGCACTTCACCGAGGAGCAGCAGCGCACCCTGAAGGACGCCTTCGGCATCGAGGTCGTGCGCTCGATCACCTACGGCAGCACCGACCTCGGCCCGCTGGGCTACCAGTGCACCGAGAGCTCCGGGGGCGTCCACCACCTGCACGCGGACCTGCACACGATGGAGATCCTGGACCTGGCCGAGGACCGCCCGGTGGCGGAAGGCGAGACGGGCCGGCTGGTCTTCACCACGCACGCCCGGCGCGGCCAGCACCTGGGCCGGTACGTGATAGGCGACCTGGGGCGGGAGGTCCCCGGCCGCTGCCCGTGCGGACGGCACGCGCCGCGCTTCGAGCTGCGGGGGCGCACCGGCGACGTGATGCGGGTGGCGACGTACTTCCTCAATCACCGCCGTCTCCTGGACCTGGCCGGGGAACACGGCGGCCACCGCGGCGAGTTGCAGGTCCGGCTCGACTCGGCCGGCGCGCGCGAGCGGCTGACCGTACGGGTGGAACGGGCGGCGGCGACGGATCCGGAGCGGCTGCGGGAGGTCTTCCTGGCCGGCTACCCGGAGCTTCGCTCGGCGGTTGTGGAGCGGCTGCTGGAGCTGGTGGTCGAGGTGGTGGACGGCGCGTCGCTGGACCGCAGCCCGACCAGCGGGAAGCTCCTCGCCGTGGTGGACGCGCGCCGCTAG